The nucleotide sequence taacttctacatctcgaagctcccccaaccaccagcgggagtttccctgatctcatacgctgacgattgcacgataatggcgtcgggcaatgacatcgatggcctgtgttccaaagtgaacaactacctcaccgacctttctcgctttttcactgcgagaaatctccaactttcccccaccaagtccacggcgacccttttcaccacctggacaaaggaggtcaagctgtcccttaaggtaaaagtcgacgacacatcaattccgactgtgaataaccccaaaattttgggtgtaacctttgacagcttgctctccttctctgcgcatacaaccgcaattgccactaaagtccaaaatcgcaacaaggtcctcaaatcgctggccggcagcacttggggcaaggacaaagaactgttgctttcgacatttaaggcaattggccggccggttctaaactatgctgcgcctgtctggtcgcctggtactagtgattcgcagtggataaagcttcagacatgtcagaataccgccattcggacagcgaccgggtgcctcctgatgtcacccatacaacacctgcacaacgaggcacaaatgctcccagtcgcggagcacaacaaattgctcagcaagcagttcctgctggggtgctaccgcaggtttcacccctgcagacacctgcttgagcctgagccgcctcccaggcacgtcaggagacacctcctcgactacgctgacgaactccaggacaaaactgaccgagacctactggaccggacagtattcagacagtcaataaacgacattcaccgggagaccgtcaccaccttcatgaactcccgtcccgtgaatgccgtaatcggagtccaaccaccacccattgcagatgaagagctccagcttccccgtgagactcgtgtaacattggcacaattacgttctggatattgtagcaggttaaactcctacttatccagaattgaccccgacataccaaacacatgtccggcatgtgaaggtaccccgcacgacactaaccacctctttacatgcccccttaatcagactcatctaacccccctctccctctggacccaacctgtcgaaacagcatgtttcctgggcctacccctagatgagctagacgaagacgacagatgatataccaacactgacagggcaaactatgctgttaaaacaaacaaacaaacgtcACAAAAACGTCTCGAATATCATTGACAAAGATTAAGAACAATAGCCACCCGAGATGGCAGCAACTTTAAGTAGGATAAAAGTCGGTGAATATGACATTGCATTGTTGGCCTgtttcaaattgttttaagaCAAAACTTTCGAATaagctttataaaaataaaaataaactttatttagtaACAGTAGATCTACGTTTAATAAAGCCGTGCTGATAGGGCGATATGAGATCTGAAATTTGGAAGAGAATAAAATCATgaaccaatttttcaaagagtttaggtATACTAGAGATTTTGCAGATCAAGTGATAGTTTTCGACATTCGACTAGCTTCCAGACTTCTGTATCGGTATGATAaaagatatacatacattcatttaaACATTTAATGCAGGGAAGTTATTTAAAGATGAGCTAATTTAAGCTTATTCGCTTATTAGGGAGTTTGTATAGGTATTACTACTAGAAAATACGATAAAAATGCATGTTGTAAATTTTCGTTTTAACTATTCTGTCGCAAAAATTAACTATTCTAGTCGGAAAAATGTCAATACTCTGTTAGTTGAAAGTGAATAAATTAACGTGGAGTAACTTAAATAAGTAAATGTctacataaaaatatcttcTTCGGTGTAGTTTTGCTCGGCTTTTAAGAAGGTCAAAGTTCAATCATCGAACAAATCCTCCCGTTCTCTGACAATGAATATGACAATATTCGTTAGTTACTagcaaaatggaaaattttcctttgattttaggattattttgtatatacatatatttaaagtaCCCATTCAATTCTTctacaaattcaaaaatgtgtaTTAAAGCTTTTAGCAACCGAAACTTGTGGGCCAATCGCAAATACCCAATTTAACGTTGAACATCAATTGAGAAGGGCAGCTGCGCTTCACTTCGCACTCACATTGACAAATGACATAGTCCGAGCTACACTCATCAGTTTTGTTAGCGAAGGAGGTACCATCACGTTGGCCCACGCATCGGCCCCCTGTTTCACAATAAGTTCCAGAAGGACCAGCCGAGGGTCCACTTGGTGGCAATTGATGCGTTGAACAATTCACATTTTCCGGATAGTCACATTCACCGGTCAAAGAATTGAATTGCAAGTTATTTGagcaagtaaatatattttcttttccgcCTACACAAACTATGAATTTTTGGCAATCACGCTCCATAACTATAGTAACACCGTCCTTCCGATTACAACATGTCGGGTCACAGTCAGGAATATCTCCTGTAGGTTCAGGTATAGTAGGTGAACTATCTGTAGGTGTTGAATAGTCTCCGGTGGGGGTGGGTGAACCATTCGTAGGGGTTGGAGAATCATCAGTTGGTCTAGAAGAATCTTCCGTATACGTGGGGAAACCATTCGTAGGGGTTGGAATGGCTTCAGTTGGGGGTGATGAAACGTCAGTTGGTGTTGAAGAACTTTCCGTAGGGGTGGGTGAACCATTCGTAGGGGTTGGAGAATCATCAGTTGGTGTAGAAGAATCTTCCGTAGACGTGGGTGAACCATTCGTAGGGGTTGGAGAGGCTGCAGTTGGGGTTGGTGAATCATTTGTAGGCGTTGAAGAGTCTCCGGTGGAGGCTGATGAATCATCAGTTGGTGTTGAGGAACCTTCCGTGGGGGTGGGTGAGCCATCAGTAGGAGCTGGAGAGGCTTCAGTTGGGGTTGGGGAACCACTGGTAGATGTTGAAGAACCTTCCGTAGGGGTGGGTGAACCATTCGTAGGGGTTGGAGAGTCATCAGTTGGTGTAAAAGAGCCTTCCGTGGACGTGGGTGAACAATTCGTAGGGATGGGAGAGGCTTCAGTTGGGGTTGGTGAATCATTTGTAGGCGTTGAAGAGTCTCCGGTGGAGGCTGATGAGTCATCAGTTGGTGTTGAGGAACCTTCCGTGGGGGTGGGTGAGCCATCAGTAGGAGCTGGAGAGGCTTCAGTTGGGGTTGGGGAACCACTGGTAGATGTTGAAGAACCTTCCGTAGGGGTGGGTGAACCATTCGTAGGGGTTGGTGAATCATCAGTTGGTGTAGAAGAATCTTCCGTAGACGTGGGTGAACCATTCGTAGGGGTTGGAGAGGCTGCAGTTGGGGTTGGTGAATCATTTGTAGGCGTTGAAGAGTCTCCGGTGGAGGCTGATGAATCATCAGTTGGTGTTGAGGAACCTTCCGTGGGGGTGGGTGAGCCATCAGTAGGAGCTGGAGAGGCTTCAGTTGGGGTTGGGGAACCACTGGTAGATGTTGAAGAATCTTCCGTAGGGGTGGGTGAACCATTCGTAGGGGTTGGTGAATCATCAGTTGGTGTAGAAGAGCCTTCCGTGGACGTGGGTGAACAATTCGTAGGGATGGGAGAGGCTTCAGTTGGGGTTGATGAATCATCAGTTGGTGTTGGACAGGCTTCAGTTGTAGTTGGTGAATCATTTGTAGGCGTTGAAGAGTCTCCGGTGGAGGCTGATGAATCATCAGTTGGTGTTGGAGAACCTTCCGTGGAGGTGGGTGAGCCATCAGTAGGAGCTGGAGAGGCTTCAGTTGGGGTTGGGGAACCACTGGTAGATGTTGAAGAACCTTCCGTAGGGGTGCGTGAACCATTCGTAGGGGTTGGTGAATCATCAGTTGGTGTAGAAGAGCCTTCCGTGGACGTGGGTGAACCATTCGTAGGGATGGGAGAGGTTTCAGTTGGGGTTGATGAATCATTTGTAGGCGTTGAAGAGTCTCCGGTGGAGGCTGATGAATCATCAGTTGGTGTTGGAGAACCTTCCGTGGAGGTGGGTGAGCCATCAGTAGGAGCTGGAGAGGCTTCAGTTGGGGTTGGGGAACTACTGGTAGATGTTGAAGAACCTTCCGTAGGGGCGGGTGAACCATTCGTAGGGGTTGGAGAGTCATCAGTTGGTGTAGAAGAGCCTTCCGTGGACGTGGGTGAACAATTCGTAGGGATGGGAGAGGCTTCAGTTGGGGTTGATGAATCATCAGTTGGTGTTGGACAGGCTTCAGTTGTAGTTGGTGAATCATTTGTAGGCGTTGAAGAGTCTCCGGTGGAGGCTGATGAATCATCAGTTGGTGTTGGAGAACCTTCCGTGGAGGTGGGTGAGCCATCAGTAGGAGCTGGAGAGGCTTCAGTTGGGGTTGGGGAACCACTGGTAGAAGTTGAAGAACCTTCCGTAGGGGTGGGTGAACCATTCGTAGGGGTTGGTGAATCATCAGTTGGTGTAAAAGAGCCTTCCGTGGACGAGGGTGAACAATTCGTAGGGATGGGAGAGGTTTCAGTTGGGGTTGATGAATCATCAGTTGGTGTTGGACAGACTTCAGTTGTAGTTGGTGAATGATTTGTAGGCGTTGAAGAGTCTTCGGTGGAAGCTGATGAATCATCAGTTGGTGTTGAGGAACCTTCCGTGGGAGTGGGTGAGCCATCAGTAGGAGTTGGTGATGCTTCCGATGCGGTTGACGAACCACTGGTAGGAGCTGAAGAGCATTCTGTTGTGGTTGTTAAATCATCTGTAGGTGTTGAGGAGTATCCGGTGGTGGTTGGTGAACCTTCCGTCGAGGAAGGCGAACCATCAATAGGAGTTGAATAGGCTGCAGTTGTAGTTGGTGAGCCATTCGTAGGTGTTGAAGAGTCAAGGTTGGGAGTCGGTGACCCATTGTTAGGTGTTGAAAAGACTTCTGTAGAAACGGATGAATCATCAGTAGGAGCTGGGCAAGcttcagttgttgttggtgagcCATGCGTAGGTGGTGGAGAACAATATATAGACGTTGGTGAAGTATCAGTTTGTGTTGGTGATGTTGAAGTTCCCAGATTACAAGCAGTTGAAGTTGAAGTTGCTGCTGGCGATGTTGTCTCTGCCTGTGTAATGATTGGAGTCTCTGTAGTACAGCTTTGATAACACAGACTACAATCGCATTCGCAATTAGCTATCCCAGAAGTTCTTTCCTTGGAGCAACCGGCTTGTGATGGATAATCGCATACTGCATTATCTGCATTGAAATGCAGACCATTCGGACAATTTCGGGCAAGTCCAAACGATGTGTTTGTACATATTACAAATTTGGCACAGTCAATTAGATGAGGGAGTCTATAGCCGATCATCGTGTTGGTACATCTCGTTTCACTCACATAATCTGCTTCCGCGGCTAGCACCAGAATCGCAAAAGTTATAACTGCAATATCCAATTAATGCTTCAGTAGAGAAAACTCAAAAATAATGGAACTCGGAAGCAAACCTCTCAGCATCCTTAAAATCTCAAAATGaactttgctgctgctgcttctgctgCCACTATATAAACTTCTATTGGGGCCTCGGCAGACACCCATTCCCTTTATATAGGCCGAAAGACAcgtttaattggaattaaatCATAATTGCTTTTAGTTGCATCCAACGAGGAAATACTACCTGTAATGTAGTCATTATATTGTTAAACATTACCTTATCGAACCTTATCGCTTAGATAGCCGCAGCATCTGTTATAGTTATCAAAATGTCAATCTTTATTTTCCTACGGCAGTTGCAATTGCCTTGGTTCTGATTTACTGGCCACTATTTCTACTGTAAAAATGATGTATAAGTAGTttattactaattaaatttactCCAATACAATTCTTGCATTTACTCTCCTGTACtcgtttaaaattcaaaaaccaaaaaaaaaattcttgctaTATTATGTTTAGCGAATCTTACTAGTCCCAGTCGACTTCCTATATAAtcagattattattattgtaaactATTTACTTTATGTTTCCTAGTGAAGTTGTCGAATTTGTTATTCAGGCTGGGAAAGGCCTGATCTTTGGAACTTCAGTTGTTGCAACGTCACGCCATTGTCGTTTTCAGTTTATTGTCTAAACTAGAAATGGAATATACTACAAAAACTTTGCTTTCAATGACAGAAGTTTATTCCTTATATGATCTGCGTCCAATGCAAGCAACCCCTCATCACATAACCCAACCAAGAATAAAATTCGacttacaaatattatataagccGATTGAAAACAACGTGAGTCTTAATTCAGCGGattgatatgtacatatatatatttttatttattttaaacatacaCCTGAGGCCAGTCACATACCATCACATTTGGATTAAATGCTAAACCATTTGGGCATAGCCTAGGTACCTCACATTCGCGTTCACACATTATATAGCCACTTGAATCGGGATCTGCAAATAGAGTGCCATCTTGCTGACCCTCACATTTACCCTTTTTATTACAGGCAGTACCCAACGAGCCGGTGGATGCAATGTTGCGAGGCCAATCACAAACTTTCAGCACTGGATTGAAGGTTAAACCCTCGGGACAGGGCATTGGAATTTCACACTCACACTGGCATACTATATAGCCGTTGGATGAAGGATCAGGGAACATGGCACCATCGGGTTGATTATCACATACACCTTTGTTATTGCAAGTAGTACCTGATGGACCTGTGGCTGGGCTACTTGGCGTTGAAGGCGTGGGTAAGGTGGTTGATCTTGTAGATATAGTGTTTGGTGTTCCTGTGGAGCTTTTCGGCCAATCACAAACTTTCAGCACTAGATTGAAGGTTAAACCCTCGGGGCAGGGCATTGGCATTTCACACTCACACTGGCATACTATATAGCCGTTGGATGAAGGATCAGGGAACATGGCACCATCGGGTTGATTATCACATACACCTTTGTTATTGCAAGTAGTACCTGATGGACCTGTGGCTGGGTTACTTGGCGTTGAAGGCGTGGGTAAGGTGGTTGATCTTGTAGATATAGTGTTTGGTGTTCCTGTGGAGCTTTTTGGCCAATCACAAACTTTCAACACTGTATTGAAGGTTAAACCCTCGGGACAGGGCATTGGAATTTCACACTCACACTGGCATACTATATATCCGTTAGATGAAGGATCAGGGAACATGGCACCATCGGGTTGATTATCACATACACCTTTTTTATTGCAAGTAGTACCTGATGGACCTGTGGCTGGGCTACTTGGCGTTGAAGGCGTTGGTAAGGTGGTTGAATCAGTAGGTGTTGAGGATGTGCCTGGACTAGATGACCCAATTGGCGTTGATGTAGTTTCCAATGGAGTAGTGTTAATTGACGTTGAGGAAGTATCCGAAGGAGTTGTACCAATTGGACTTGAGGATGTGTCTAATGGGGATGAATCACTTGGTGTGGAAGTCGTAACTGAAGTTGATCTTGTAGATATAGTGTTTGGTGTTCCTGTGGAGCTTTTCGGCCAATCACAAACTTTCAGCACTGTATTGAAGGTTAAACCCTCGGGACAGGGCATTGGAATTTCACACTCACACTGGCATACTATATAGCCGTTAGATGAAGGATCAGGGAACATGGCACCATCGGGTTGATTATCACATACACCTTTGTTATTGCAAGTAGTACCTGATGGACCTGTGGCTGGGTTACTTGGCGTTGAAGGCGTGGGTAAGGTGGTTGATCTTGTAGATATAGTGTTTGGTGTTCCTGTGGAGCTTTTCGGCCAATCACAAACTTTCAGCACTGTATTGAAGGTTAAACCCTCGGGACAGGGCATTGGAATTTCACACTCACACTGGCATACTATATAGCCGTTAGATGAAGGATCAGGGAACATGGCACCATCGGGTTGATTATCACATACACCTTTTTTATTGCAAGTAGTACCTGATGGACCTGTGGCTGGGCTACTTGGCGTTGAAGGCGTTGGTAAGGTGGTTGAATCAGTAGGTGTTGAGGATGTGCCTGGACTAGATGACCCAATTGGCGTTGATGTAGTTTCCAATGGAGTAGTGTTAATTGACGTTGAGGAAGTATCCGAAGGAGTTGTACCAATTGGACTTGAGGATGTGTTTAATGGGGACGAATCACTTGGTGTGGAAGTCGTAACTGAAGTTGATGTTGTAGATTTAGTGCTTGGTGTTCCTGTGGAACTTTTCGGCCAATCACAAACTTTCAGTACTGGATTGAAGGTTAAACCCTCGGGACAGGGCATTGGAATTTCACACTCACACTGGCATACTATATAGCCGTTAGATGAAGGATCAGGGAACATGGCACCATCGGGTTGATTTTCACATACACCTTTGTTATTGCAAGTAGTACCTGAAGGGCCGGTTGATGGTACACCAGGGGGAGATGATATGACGGGAACTAAACGCGCATCAGAGCATGCAGAAGGAATGGGTGTCGAGCTGCAACAATTACAACAGCCGCAACAATCACTGGAACATTCCCTTGTCTCCGACCTTATGTCGAGGTTTGGCAGTATCAAAGCCCCATCACACCGAGCACGCCGCTTTAAATCGCAAACGGCAAGGCGACGATTGAAATGCAATCCACGAGGGCATCTACCAACCGAGAAAATTCGCTGACCCTTACAAATTATGAAACTATCACATTGAAGATTGGAAGGGACGCGTGTGCCATCTTCTAAACCATCACAAATATCGTTCGTGGCATAGCAGTTGGGAAATAGCGCCACTAAAAGAGTTCCGAAATAAACtgcaattataatataatttgttttaataatctAAAATTAGAGCACAAGTTTATAATTACAAACCACTTCGCATTTCTATCATTGTTAGCTCTAATATAAGAATAAAGGTGTTAGATGTCTTAAAAATCGGTTAGAACTGATCAGTTTTCTTTCGCTGCGTCAACATAATATATGCAATACcctgtttaattaatttttttagctattttacaCAAGTAGtttgttaatgaaaaaatatttcatatctctttttttatccaatttattatttttactaaccCAGGTGCATACTTATGGTTGTGTGTTTATACGACAGAATAGAGAACTTATCTCTGTATTGAGGTTCTTCTTCGGTAGTTTTGTTATGTAAATtagtatttatatgtacaatatataagtaCAGTGGACGTCGAATATAACGCATCTTAACGAATCTGTTGGGCGACTAATTCGTAAACCCGAAAAATCGTTAAATcgaatgtttttaattaaatcgaacattttattttattttgacagaaaaagtattaaattatcATCTGCTTTTCCAACCTTTTCTGCACTGCCATTTCTTGCAAATCCCTCAGTACCAAAAGTATGGACAGCTCAACATTGTTTGATATTGCCCAGGTGACACATTTCTTCAAACAATGTACTACTTCCTCAGCTTTAACCTCATTTGCAGCATCTCCAATGAGTAGTGAAACTCACATCATCTTCATTCTTACTTTCAGCGGAAACTAAAAAACCATCAACGCAATTTCACTCGGGAACATCCGCGATTCCAACTTCAATCCTGAATTGAATTGCCAATGATAAACGCTTTCGATTTGTCACTGCACCTTCTGGACCACACGAAATAAAACCGACCGCGCGAAAAAATACTTGAAACTTCATATTCAAAGTCAATCAAGCAAActacctatatacatacactgaagagcaaaactgtaacaaaatgtaatactttctatttcaacacatttttttttagacatgttttaacaaatcaaatattttttttgcataactttattggcatgtatgtactctctctctcaaaccggtttggtgtcaatgcaacaacaacaacactagtagcaagcaataatgcaaataaagacaaatgttacagttttgcactcaacccattttttattttttacaataaataaaataaatattaataagatgtccaatatcctttggattttttcagctcgtggatacgattgggca is from Anastrepha ludens isolate Willacy chromosome 4, idAnaLude1.1, whole genome shotgun sequence and encodes:
- the LOC128860766 gene encoding mucin-2 — translated: MIEMRSVYFGTLLVALFPNCYATNDICDGLEDGTRVPSNLQCDSFIICKGQRIFSVGRCPRGLHFNRRLAVCDLKRRARCDGALILPNLDIRSETRECSSDCCGCCNCCSSTPIPSACSDARLVPVISSPPGVPSTGPSGTTCNNKGVCENQPDGAMFPDPSSNGYIVCQCECEIPMPCPEGLTFNPVLKVCDWPKSSTGTPSTKSTTSTSVTTSTPSDSSPLNTSSSPIGTTPSDTSSTSINTTPLETTSTPIGSSSPGTSSTPTDSTTLPTPSTPSSPATGPSGTTCNKKGVCDNQPDGAMFPDPSSNGYIVCQCECEIPMPCPEGLTFNTVLKVCDWPKSSTGTPNTISTRSTTLPTPSTPSNPATGPSGTTCNNKGVCDNQPDGAMFPDPSSNGYIVCQCECEIPMPCPEGLTFNTVLKVCDWPKSSTGTPNTISTRSTSVTTSTPSDSSPLDTSSSPIGTTPSDTSSTSINTTPLETTSTPIGSSSPGTSSTPTDSTTLPTPSTPSSPATGPSGTTCNKKGVCDNQPDGAMFPDPSSNGYIVCQCECEIPMPCPEGLTFNTVLKVCDWPKSSTGTPNTISTRSTTLPTPSTPSNPATGPSGTTCNNKGVCDNQPDGAMFPDPSSNGYIVCQCECEMPMPCPEGLTFNLVLKVCDWPKSSTGTPNTISTRSTTLPTPSTPSSPATGPSGTTCNNKGVCDNQPDGAMFPDPSSNGYIVCQCECEIPMPCPEGLTFNPVLKVCDWPRNIASTGSLGTACNKKGKCEGQQDGTLFADPDSSGYIMCERECEVPRLCPNGLAFNPNVMVCDWPQVYV